The proteins below are encoded in one region of Enhydrobacter sp.:
- a CDS encoding ABC transporter ATP-binding protein, translating to MREAQLDVSGLAFAYDGALAVRDVSLAVKPGEIVALLGANGAGKSTTVRMIAGVLRPQKGEIRFGGEMLGGVPSHHVVRRGITLVPEGRLVFPQMTVMENLQLGAHVKQRTEVAGLVDKAFRLFPRLGERRGQLAGSMSGGEQQMLAIARGLMAEPRLIILDEPSLGLMPTVTQEMFRLIEMVNASGIGVLLVEQNLHQSLRIAHRGYVLEKGEVVLAGTGRELLADAYVQKAFLGR from the coding sequence ATGAGGGAAGCCCAGCTCGACGTCTCCGGTCTCGCGTTCGCCTACGACGGCGCCCTTGCCGTGCGCGATGTGTCGCTGGCCGTAAAGCCCGGCGAGATCGTGGCGCTGCTGGGCGCCAACGGCGCGGGAAAATCCACCACCGTCCGCATGATCGCGGGCGTGCTGCGGCCCCAGAAGGGCGAGATCCGCTTCGGCGGCGAGATGCTCGGCGGCGTGCCCAGCCATCATGTCGTGCGCCGCGGCATCACCCTGGTGCCCGAAGGCCGGCTGGTGTTCCCGCAGATGACGGTGATGGAAAATCTGCAGCTCGGCGCGCACGTCAAGCAACGGACCGAAGTCGCCGGTCTGGTCGACAAGGCGTTCCGCCTGTTCCCGCGGCTCGGCGAGCGGCGCGGCCAGCTCGCCGGCTCGATGAGCGGCGGCGAGCAGCAGATGCTCGCCATCGCGCGCGGCCTGATGGCCGAGCCTCGGCTCATCATCCTCGACGAGCCGTCGCTCGGCCTGATGCCCACGGTGACGCAGGAGATGTTCCGGCTGATCGAGATGGTGAACGCAAGCGGCATCGGCGTGCTGCTGGTCGAGCAGAACCTGCACCAGTCCCTGCGCATCGCCCATCGCGGCTATGTGCTGGAAAAGGGCGAGGTCGTGCTGGCCGGCACCGGCCGGGAGCTGCTCGCCGACGCCTACGTGCAGAAGGCGTTCCTGGGCCGGTAG
- a CDS encoding ABC transporter ATP-binding protein, whose protein sequence is MSAMPILQVEGLSKSFRGLQAITDVSFSILSGSITSIIGPNGAGKSTLFNLITGYLAPTAGEIRFQDRSITGMATNRIATLGIARAFQIARPFRDLSVRENVRIGALFGKAGPRDVEATTRRGMELASLISLADRPASALTVGQLRHLEVARAIATRADLLLADEPCAGLNPTETAAMIDVLRQIRASGVTVLLVEHDMPSVMEISDRLLVLDAGTLIADGPPHEVAKNPKVIAAYLGTPEVLP, encoded by the coding sequence ATGAGCGCCATGCCAATCCTGCAGGTGGAGGGCCTGTCCAAGAGCTTCCGTGGTCTGCAGGCCATCACCGACGTCTCCTTCTCGATCCTGTCGGGGTCGATCACCAGCATCATCGGCCCCAACGGCGCGGGCAAGTCGACGCTGTTCAACCTCATCACCGGCTATCTGGCGCCGACCGCGGGCGAGATCCGCTTCCAGGACCGGTCGATCACCGGGATGGCGACCAACCGCATCGCCACGCTCGGCATCGCCCGCGCCTTCCAGATCGCCCGTCCGTTCCGCGACTTGAGCGTGCGCGAGAACGTGCGCATCGGCGCGCTGTTCGGCAAGGCCGGGCCGCGCGACGTCGAGGCGACGACGCGGCGCGGCATGGAGCTCGCTTCGCTCATCTCTCTCGCCGACCGGCCGGCGAGCGCGCTGACGGTCGGGCAGTTGCGCCATCTCGAGGTGGCGCGGGCGATCGCGACGCGCGCCGACCTGCTGCTGGCTGACGAGCCCTGTGCCGGCCTCAATCCCACCGAGACCGCGGCCATGATCGACGTGCTGCGCCAGATCCGGGCGAGCGGCGTCACGGTGCTGCTGGTGGAGCACGACATGCCGTCGGTGATGGAAATCTCCGACCGGCTGCTGGTGCTTGACGCCGGTACCCTGATCGCCGACGGCCCGCCGCACGAGGTGGCGAAAAATCCCAAGGTGATCGCCGCCTACCTGGGGACGCCGGAAGTGTTGCCCTGA
- a CDS encoding branched-chain amino acid ABC transporter permease, whose amino-acid sequence MTRSSAPAALLVAACVVLLAAGPLVLPPFYVRVGQLMLYSAGLGLAWGILGGFAGYASFGHAAFVGVGAFAAGLVESSFSTLPTIWLLPLGLLAGGGACAILSAAVAYPILRLRGTFFAIAMLGVSHVCAELTNNVDFFQGSLGLNFPPVAPSAMEPADFFYWLYLLAGLAVLFIAWRIRRSRFGAGLLSIREDEDTARMLGVPTERYKRLAFVVSAVLTGLLGVLYAHSLGYITTDSVYRDDTNLSLIVYSLLGGMGTLFGPVIGAFLLVFITQVILARLLDFHLFATGLLLVLLVLAAPGGVIGMARSWRPRRDTVAPAE is encoded by the coding sequence ATGACACGTTCGTCAGCTCCGGCCGCGCTGCTCGTCGCCGCCTGCGTCGTCCTTCTCGCCGCCGGGCCGCTCGTCCTGCCGCCGTTCTATGTGCGCGTGGGCCAGCTGATGCTCTACTCGGCCGGGCTCGGGCTCGCCTGGGGAATCCTCGGCGGCTTCGCCGGCTATGCGAGCTTCGGCCATGCCGCCTTCGTCGGCGTGGGCGCCTTCGCCGCCGGCCTGGTCGAAAGCAGCTTCTCGACCTTGCCGACCATCTGGTTGTTGCCGCTGGGCCTTCTCGCCGGCGGCGGCGCCTGCGCCATCCTGTCGGCGGCGGTGGCGTATCCGATCCTGCGCCTGCGCGGCACCTTCTTCGCCATCGCCATGCTGGGCGTGAGCCATGTCTGCGCCGAGCTGACCAACAACGTCGACTTCTTCCAGGGCTCGCTCGGCCTCAACTTCCCGCCCGTCGCGCCTTCGGCGATGGAGCCTGCCGACTTCTTCTACTGGCTTTATCTCTTGGCCGGTCTCGCCGTGCTTTTCATCGCCTGGCGGATCCGCCGCAGCCGTTTCGGCGCGGGGCTGCTCAGCATCCGGGAGGACGAGGATACCGCGCGCATGCTGGGCGTGCCGACGGAGCGTTACAAGCGGCTGGCCTTCGTCGTGAGCGCCGTGCTCACCGGGCTGCTGGGCGTGCTCTACGCCCATTCACTCGGCTACATCACGACCGATTCGGTCTATCGCGACGACACCAACCTCAGTCTGATCGTGTATTCGCTGCTGGGCGGCATGGGCACGCTGTTCGGGCCGGTGATCGGCGCCTTCCTGCTGGTCTTCATCACCCAGGTGATCCTGGCCCGCCTGCTCGATTTCCATCTCTTCGCGACCGGCCTTCTCCTCGTGCTGCTCGTGCTGGCCGCGCCCGGCGGCGTCATCGGCATGGCGCGGTCGTGGAGGCCCCGCCGCGACACCGTGGCGCCCGCAGAATGA
- a CDS encoding branched-chain amino acid ABC transporter permease, which produces MSLVLQTVADGLVLGGIYALAAVGFSLIFGVLHVINLSHGVLVLLGAYLALVVSNALGIDPLLTLPLVMAALFGVGYVYQRFLIQRTVGRTPLGSMLLTFGIALMLQNAMIWVFSPDMKNITPTYAFDSFKVAGLTFDAVRLSALAASLVLLSCLALLLKFSNLGRLIRATAQQTLAAQLCGVNVRHVYALTFAVSAAFAGAAGIVIGVILPFSPADEALWTLNAFVVVVLGGVGSPAGALLGGLLLGIVNTLTAQYVGPPFPNVTMFLMLVILLLVRPHGLLGNAFSASR; this is translated from the coding sequence ATGAGCCTTGTCCTGCAGACAGTGGCCGACGGTCTGGTGCTGGGCGGCATCTACGCGCTTGCCGCGGTAGGCTTCTCGCTGATCTTCGGCGTCCTGCATGTGATCAACCTCAGCCATGGCGTGCTGGTGCTGCTCGGCGCCTATCTCGCGCTCGTCGTGTCCAACGCACTCGGCATCGATCCGCTGCTCACCCTGCCGCTGGTGATGGCCGCGCTGTTCGGCGTGGGCTACGTCTATCAGCGCTTCCTGATCCAGCGCACGGTCGGTCGCACGCCGCTCGGCTCGATGCTGCTCACCTTCGGCATCGCGCTGATGCTGCAGAATGCCATGATCTGGGTGTTCTCGCCGGACATGAAGAACATCACGCCGACCTATGCCTTCGATTCCTTCAAGGTCGCCGGCCTCACCTTCGATGCGGTGCGGCTGAGCGCGCTGGCGGCGAGCCTGGTGCTGCTCTCCTGCCTCGCGCTGCTGCTCAAGTTCTCCAATCTGGGGCGGCTCATCCGCGCCACCGCCCAGCAGACGCTCGCGGCCCAGCTTTGCGGCGTCAATGTGCGCCACGTGTACGCGCTCACCTTTGCCGTTTCCGCCGCCTTCGCGGGCGCCGCCGGCATCGTGATCGGCGTCATCCTGCCGTTCTCGCCGGCCGACGAGGCGCTGTGGACGCTGAACGCCTTCGTGGTGGTCGTGCTGGGCGGCGTCGGCAGCCCGGCCGGCGCGCTGCTGGGCGGCCTGCTGCTCGGCATCGTGAACACGCTCACCGCGCAGTATGTCGGCCCGCCCTTTCCCAACGTGACCATGTTCCTGATGCTGGTGATCCTGTTGCTGGTCCGCCCGCACGGCCTGCTGGGCAACGCCTTCAGCGCCTCGCGATGA
- a CDS encoding amino acid ABC transporter substrate-binding protein: protein MHRRDVLRGAGLGAVALAAPAVRTARAAAGKPLVIGGSVPLTGAAAETGLNVNNGYLTAASYFNDVLGGVEIAGEKYRIELKLFDDASDPARATTLIQRQLDEGTNFFLGSFGSNIVLPTAAITERAKKPMVQTGGGSDAIFTRGFKYVFGMYPRATRQFTAASALFKTLTPLPQTYSVIYANDPFSKTAGKGVQLACDKAGFKRIETYELPAKVTDVSSVLASVRAKTPDLLICVVHDQDSLLIARQMVATNTNVKLLFQGLGPQLASFREALGKYSEDLCCSTYWNEDVPYKDKFFGSAKKFADYYRSKFTRPIAYHTAGAAACIETYVLAMQAAKSLEPQAVRDALAAADFETFYSRIKFTPEGDGDPLLLGGMIGQVQKGKLETVFPEAARSAPPVYPSPTWDKKA from the coding sequence ATGCATCGTCGCGATGTTCTTCGTGGAGCAGGGCTTGGCGCGGTGGCCCTTGCGGCGCCTGCCGTTCGTACGGCGCGGGCCGCGGCCGGCAAGCCGCTGGTGATCGGCGGCTCGGTTCCGCTCACCGGAGCCGCCGCCGAGACCGGCCTCAACGTGAACAACGGCTATCTGACGGCGGCGAGCTATTTCAACGACGTGCTGGGCGGCGTCGAGATCGCGGGCGAGAAATACAGGATCGAGCTCAAGCTGTTCGACGATGCGAGCGACCCGGCGCGCGCCACCACCCTGATCCAGCGCCAGCTCGACGAAGGAACGAACTTCTTCCTCGGCTCGTTCGGCAGCAACATCGTGCTGCCCACGGCGGCGATCACCGAGCGGGCGAAAAAGCCGATGGTGCAGACCGGCGGCGGCTCCGATGCCATCTTCACCCGGGGTTTCAAGTACGTCTTCGGCATGTACCCGCGCGCGACACGCCAGTTCACCGCCGCCTCGGCGCTTTTCAAGACGCTGACGCCGCTGCCGCAGACCTATTCGGTGATCTACGCCAACGATCCCTTCTCCAAGACGGCGGGCAAGGGTGTGCAGCTTGCCTGCGACAAGGCGGGATTCAAGAGGATCGAGACCTACGAGCTGCCGGCCAAGGTCACGGATGTTTCGAGCGTGCTCGCCTCGGTGCGCGCCAAGACGCCGGACCTGCTGATCTGCGTCGTGCACGACCAGGATTCGCTCCTGATCGCGCGCCAGATGGTGGCGACCAACACCAACGTCAAGCTCCTGTTCCAGGGGCTGGGGCCTCAGCTCGCCTCCTTCCGCGAGGCGCTGGGCAAGTATTCGGAGGACCTCTGCTGCTCGACCTACTGGAACGAGGACGTTCCCTACAAGGACAAGTTCTTCGGCAGCGCCAAGAAGTTCGCCGACTACTACCGCAGCAAGTTCACGCGCCCGATCGCCTATCACACGGCCGGCGCCGCGGCCTGCATCGAGACCTACGTGCTGGCGATGCAGGCGGCCAAGAGCCTCGAGCCGCAGGCGGTGCGCGACGCGCTGGCGGCGGCCGATTTCGAGACTTTCTACAGCCGCATCAAGTTCACGCCCGAAGGCGACGGCGATCCGCTGCTGCTGGGCGGCATGATCGGCCAGGTGCAGAAGGGCAAGCTCGAGACGGTCTTCCCCGAGGCGGCTCGCTCGGCGCCGCCGGTCTATCCCTCTCCGACCTGGGACAAGAAGGCGTGA